One genomic segment of Manis pentadactyla isolate mManPen7 chromosome 1, mManPen7.hap1, whole genome shotgun sequence includes these proteins:
- the LOC118913664 gene encoding thioredoxin-like gives MVKQIDSKFAFQKALNCAGDKLAVVDFSVTWCGPCKMIKPFFHSLSEKYSNVVFLEADVDDCQDVASECEVKCMRTFQFFKKGQKFGEFSGANKEKLEATINELI, from the coding sequence ATGGTGAAGCAGATCGACAGCAAGTTTGCTTTTCAGAAAGCCTTAAACTGTGCAGGAGATAAACTTGCAGTAGTAGACTTCTCAGTCACGTGGTGTGGGCCTTGCAAAATGATCAAGCCTTTCTTCCATTCCCTCTCTGAAAAGTATTCCAACGTGGTGTTCCTTGAAGCAGATGTGGATGACTGTCAGGATGTTGCTTCAGAGTGTGAAGTCAAATGCATGCGAaccttccaattttttaaaaagggacaaAAGTTCGGTGAATTTTCTGGAGCTAATAAGGAAAAACTTGAAGCTACCATTAATGAATTAATCTAA